The DNA region taaagcataaaaatatatctaataaaaatcattagcaaaatctttaaatcataattctatctagctagtgcggaaacataaaggccctcgggtgtgcactgctgcactcgatcgactcaatcgtcaccgcctccaaaatcatcaaatcctgcatcatacaaacctagtgagtctaaagactcaacacgttctaaacatggttaacaaataatacatatacatccacatgcatttaaaaatcatatttttatttaaaataatcttttgaacataaacaaaccattaaaaataaatcatagatagtaaaatcattttaaaaataactttgagcataaataaatcttttaaaaatagctttaatcatcatcataaatcatatatcataaaaatcatttttatcataagcttttaattatatatcgttttgggtgaagtttgatccttgaaagtgactaacttttatcctttggtcgactgcagtcttagctccacatggcccatgggggtgtgcactaggctccaccatggaaatacgatcgtcggggctcgctcgggggccttctcccatagacgggctccctctggggccttgtcccataaatgggctccctctggggccttgtcccgtagatgggctccctctggggccttttcccctcacgacatccccacaaaattttaagttcaccgtcctcaacataaacggatcccccacaaatcatatatcatatatcatatcttttgtcacagtcaatttacatccctcaaaatattttccttttctttaaaaatcataaaataagacagctttccaaaaatagcatttttgacGGTATAATTTgtacagctttaccataaatcgtaaaaatacatattatcatcaaaatcatcataataaatcataaaatatcatttaacttgcgttatgatccttcggacgctgccaagcgttttcgtattttcctaagcgtaaaaagaccgttttgcccctggacgtaaaaattctcgaatttatctgtTTCTCGCATTTAATTACAttagaatattttatataattatttaagcttaaatgaattttctcgtatttttatttggcttaaatcgatgacttttaaattaatatttaaataagacatattaacgcgttttaatcccgaattaaaccaaaccttaatataaaattcccaaatttaaaacttagtcTTTTAATAattgtttaagcttaaatataatttttcataattttataaagcctaaaactaggcttttcaattaactcgttaattagagTTTCGCGctgcgattaaattccgaataaatccaaaactcgttattttgatccaaaatttttaacatagcatttttatgatttatcctacccttccaagtcatgagccacacccgtggacccatggattcaattttagttcttaaattcgaaatattgacCCCTTActgaaccacccgagccatctcccaatttactcgagccacgcccgagccatctCGAGCCAAAAcatagccaacccatctaggaaccctcctgaccaagcccatcCCATAGAACCAGGCCCTAGCTCGCCCAAACCATGCTGCAACTTGACCCCATAATCTgcacatgtgtgtgtgtgagtcctTGGTGCAATAGGACTCCTAACTAGTTTAGGACTCTCCcaaccgagccaccaccgagcccacaagACCctcaccatccctggaccatgcccataCCATACCCATACCAGCCCAATGCCTAGAACACACCAGCGAGCCACCTGAATCCAACAGACCCAAGCTGCGCGCATGCTGCCTCCTCGCCCAAGGACTCCTAGTTTGCTTAGGACTCCTCCAGCCCTCAAACCCCTGATCACCCACGACCCCTAAGGACCCTAGACAATGCCAAGACCTAGCCTggaccaacccaagccctgaACCCAAGAGCCGAAGCACAAAAATCAGAAGACACCTGCTGCGCGCGTTCCTTGCTGCCTGCGCTTCCTCACGTTTCGTTCAACCAGCATCGAGCCTACTACTCCAGCACCTAGCCCGACCCTTGCCCATCATCCTAGGGCCCTGATgaaccacctagcccagccccaaccGAGCCCCAGCCCCTGGAATCTCTCGGCCACCAGAAAACTACATCGAGAAGAGCCCCACCCTGCGTAAACTCCTTCCCCAGCCACAAACTcgaaccctagccaccctaggacccaaaCCAGACCTAGACCATgacccttaggacccaacccccagccctggtcgagccccaagCCCCCATGCAAAGAAACAAGCCCCTTGGATCAATAACATGCACACAAGACTCCAACAAACtcacggttcctatttctaaattttcctacggttccagcatgattttcttgttaaaattgacatgttttgctaatattttaatcatattttaacATGTTTTGGCGGCGTACTCGTTGGAATCAAAATCGTTTTTCAAATAATTGTAAAatcattaaaactttaaaaatacgcaacttaccgtaaaataatcgaacccacatatttttcatgcataaacaattaaatcaagcatattatgatttgtatgatgttaaaagagtttagaaaacgttcctttgcgtttataacgctcgattattcgatcttcggcgagggtgcgacgttggacgaccggacgacgaagaacacaagcttttctttcttcctaaattttaaaaatctgaattgtgtgtgCAATGTGATCCACGGCTGATGGTGCAAGGAATTGTGGTGTTTTCAAAACCTAaataacttatttataattaatttaacatgttaatgggctttggtttggGTTTGCATGATTAAGGGTAATTGgacctacttaaattaataaaattgggcccaataacacttaattaattaaataataaaatgttataaaataagtttcccaaaaataatatttttgatattttaaaactccttgtttgacCAAAACCgacttcccgggaaaaatcgagcttgattcgtaaaataattcgaattccaatatttttaggaaaaattaaatcatttttaaatcatattaggatgcattgccattatttaaataagaaTACATATCCTTGTCTTAGTCGTCCCCGATctccttttccctgcctattatcgaatattcggaaaaatccttaatttaatgcaatcatgtcatattatcatttaatcatgcaattatacatttaatcatataataaatatcatgcaagcatttaaaaaaaaattaaataaaacaattaagcaattaaaatatttttgcatgcatgtggtttacgtggaccgaTTTTTCGTACGTTACAATTCTCCCTcacttaaattgaatttcgtcctcgaaattttcctTTACTTGATTATTGCAAAGCTTAGATTCTCTTATCCACCTCAAACTTAACATCTAGCTTAAATGTTATTCTTCGATTCGGttctcaaaatcttgaaaattgctATTCTAACCCAAAAATTTCTCAAAGTCGACTCCTAAATCCAGCTCAAGTAGTGCATGCATCCTACTTTCCTCCAAGTTCTTCAATATCCCAATCAAATCCCATCacccaatttaacatttcatgcaagaaGAGCATCGAAAAATGTTAAACAGTTAGGTTACCTCGAAATCAGTGTAGTATCGGCTCTGTCTCATCCTCTGTAGCTTGCATCACATAGACTCTTCCGGTCATGGGTTGCCTAGGCTTGGTGCAATCCGCAGCCTTGTGTCCCAACTCCccgcacttgaagcacttgaaggtgccccacatgcacttgctaGAATGTggacgattgcactccttgcaaagtGGTTTGTCATCAGCTTTCGGAACATTTCCTTTAGGTGGTTGTCCTTGTGGTTTTGGTGGTTCTGGTTGCTTAGGAGGTCCTGAATAAGGCTTCTTATTACTCTGATTAGCTTGCTGAGCACGGTTCCTCTTTCGCTGCATCTCCCAATCGATATCATTCAATGACTGCTCGGCTCTAAAAGCTCTGGCAACGGCGGTAGTATAATCAGCAGGATGGACAAGCACCACATCGCGTCGGATAGTCGGCCTCAAACCATCTAGAAAATGTCGTAATTTTTCAGCAGCATCATTGGCAATCAAGGGCataaagtgacagcccctat from Primulina tabacum isolate GXHZ01 chromosome 14, ASM2559414v2, whole genome shotgun sequence includes:
- the LOC142523911 gene encoding uncharacterized protein LOC142523911 codes for the protein MGRPEPVYERFRRMHPDEFHGTTDPFVAEGWIRSLEVIFRYMDMADADRVRCTIYLLKGDAFLWWEGAERGVNMATLTWEGFKRVFYDKYFTSDVRSRLKREFMSLHGLRPTIRRDVVLVHPADYTTAVARAFRAEQSLNDIDWEMQRKRNRAQQANQSNKKPYSGPPKQPEPPKPQGQPPKGNVPKADDKPLCKECNRPHSSKCMWGTFKCFKCGELGHKAADCTKPRQPMTGRVYVMQATEDETEPILH